In the Aquimarina spinulae genome, CACCATAACACCATTTCTTATAACAATAAATTGTGGTGATTCGTGGAATACCTGAAATTTTGCAGCTACTTCTGCAGATACATCACGATGATTCAACAAATCAAGATAATACAAATCTATTTGATCTTCTGTAACATCAAAACTGCTTTCAAAATTACGAATCACCATTCTACTAATACCACAACGAGTCGAATGTTTAAAAATAGCCTGCGTTTTAGTCTTTGATGCCTTTGCAATTTCCTCTAATTGCGAAATAGAATTAAGCACTTGCCATGGCAAAGCTTGTTTTTCTTGCTTAGGTTCTTTCTCTTCTGATCCAAATAATTTACCAAATATTCCCATTTTTTTTCCTTAATTCAAATTATCACAAACATAGTCAAATGATTTTTAAAATTGACTATAATCATATATTGGTCGTAACAAAATTCGTAACTTTACATTGCGTCAAAAAGTCAGCAAAACCAAGCGATCGCAAGACATTTTGGCACATTACTAAAGTAGGAATGTTATTTGATTCTCTACTAGAAAACTCAAAATAAGAGACTATGAATTTTAATAATTTCACTATAAAATCACAAGAAGCCATACAACAAGCTCAACAGCTTGCACAAGGTTTTGGACATCAACAAATAGAAAATGAACACATTTTTAAAGCCATTTTTAATGTAGATGAAAATGTACTTCCATTTTTGCTAAAAAAGCTAAATGTTAACCTCGATCTTTTACAACAAGTTCTCGATAGTACACTAGAAAGTTTTCCTAAAGTTTCTGGTGGAGAATTACAGCTATCAAGAGAAGCAGGAAAGTCACTAAATGAAGCAAGTATTATTGCCAAAAAGATGAACGACGAGTATGTTTCTATTGAACATCTGGTGATTGCCATTTTTAAATCTAAAAGTAAGATTGCGCAAATCCTAAAAGATCAAGGAGTAACAGAAAAACATTTAACCGAAGCTATTAATGAAATTAGAAAAGGCGAACGGGTAACATCACAAAATGCAGAAGAAACCTATCAGGCTCTAAGTAAATATGCCAAAAACCTTAATGAAATGGCAGAGAACGGGAAATTAGATCCTGTTATAGGTCGAGATGAAGAAATCCGAAGGATATTGCAAATCCTTTCTCGCCGTACCAAAAACAATCCGATGCTGGTTGGCGAACCCGGAGTTGGTAAAACTGCTATTGCCGAAGGATTAGCTCATCGAATTATAGCAGGGGATATCCCCGAAAATCTAAAGAATAAACAAATTTTTTCTTTAGATATGGGAGCATTAATTGCTGGCGCTAAATTTAAAGGAGAATTTGAAGAACGTCTTAAATCAGTTGTAAAAGAAGTAACTTCTAGCGACGGTGACATCGTATTATTTATTGATGAAATCCATACGCTTGTGGGTGCAGGAGGAGGCCAAGGAGCTATGGATGCTGCTAATATCCTAAAACCAGCTTTAGCAAGAGGAGAACTTCGGGCAATTGGAGCCACAACTCTCGATGAATATCAAAAATATTTTGAAAAAGATAAAGCTCTGGAAAGACGTTTTCAAAAAGTTACAGTAGATGAACCGGATACAGAAAGTGCAATATCTATTCTTAGAGGAATTAAAGAAAAATATGAAACACATCATAAAGTACGTATAAAAGACGAAGCTATAATCGCTGCGGTAGAATTGTCACAGCGTTATATCACAAACAGGTTTTTACCCGATAAGGCTATTGATTTAATGGATGAAGCTGCTTCTAAATTACGGATGGAGATTAATTCTAAACCCGAAGAACTCGATGTACTTGATAGAAAAATTATGCAACTCGAAATTGAAATCGAAGCCATAAAACGCGAAGACGATGAAACCAAGTTAAAAGCACTTAATGGTGATCTTGCAAATATTAAAGAAGAACGTAATGAGATTTTCTCAAAATGGCAAAGCGAAAAGGAAGTTGTAGATGCTATTCAAAATGCAAAAACAGATATTGAAGAATTTAAACTTGAAGCAGAACGTGCAGAGAGGAATGGAGATTATGGAAAAGTCGCCGAATTGCGATACGGAAAAATAAAAGAAGCTCAAGAGCGACTGGATGAATTGCAAAAGCAGTTAAACGAACAACAAAGCAAATCTTCGCTTATTAAGGAAGAAGTTACTAATGATGATATTGCAGAAGTAATAGCAAAATGGACAGGGATACCAGTGACCAAAATGCTACAAAGTGATCGCGAAAAATTATTGGTACTCGAAGAAGAATTACAAAAACGTGTAATTGGGCAAATCGAAGCCATACAAGCTGTTAGTGATGCTGTACGAAGAAGTCGTGCAGGTTTACAAGATCAAAAAAAACCAATCGGATCATTCTTATTTCTAGGAACTACCGGGGTAGGAAAAACAGAATTAGCAAAAGCACTGGCAGAATATCTCTTTAATGATGAAACTGCCATGACCCGAATAGACATGAGTGAATATCAGGAACGTCATGCAGTAAGCAGATTAATGGGTGCACCTCCCGGATATGTAGGGTATGATGAAGGTGGACAATTAACCGAAGCTGTTCGAAGAAAACCGTATTCTGTAGTCTTACTAGATGAGATAGAAAAAGCACATCCAGATACGTTTAATGTGTTATTACAAGTATTGGATGAAGGTCGTTTGACAGATAATAAAGGTAGAGTTGCCGATTTTAGAAACACTATCATTATCATGACCAGTAATATGGGTAGCCATATTATACAAGAAAAATTTGAAACTATCAAAGATATGGATGCCGCTATGGAAGCTGCCAAAGTTGAAGTATTAGGGATATTAAAACAATCTGTTCGTCCAGAGTTTTTAAACAGAATAGATGATATCATTATGTTTTCTCCGCTTACCAAAGCTAATATCAATGAAATTGTAAAGCTTCAGTTAAAGCACGTTTCTAAAATGCTGGCAGAGCAACACATAACTTTGGATGCTACAGAACAAGCTATAACTTATCTTTCTGAAAGAGGTTTTCAACCAGAATTTGGAGCAAGACCGGTGAAACGCACAATTCAAAAAGAAGTTTTAAATAAACTATCAAAAGAAATTCTAGCAGGTAAAATTTCTACAGAAAGTGTAATTTTACTCGATGAATTTGATAGCAATCTAGTATTTAGAAATCAGGAAAATTTGGTTTCCTAATTAGTCTATAAACGTAATTTTACCTAAAAGCAGGGCTATTGGTTTAAAAAAAATCAATAGCTCTATTAGTTTTAAACAAAAAAATCAACAATGCTATATTTTGTTGAGCAGCACATATTACGGTTTTACCGTAGATATTAACAAAATTATTCCTACAATAGTTAATAACTAAATAAAGAAAAAAACAAGGTTTTTAAGTACATTGCTTCCTCAATGAGACCAACCATATTATTTGCACTTCTATTAATTTCACACATCTCCCTGGGCCAAAGCAAAAAGGGAGCCTTAGCTGATATTAGAAATAAATATCAATTAATCCGAGAATTAGTAGATACCAATACACTTAGACAACATCATACCGACTATTCTTGTAATGAATCTACAGAAAAAGGGTCGCTTACCTTTTATTATAATGGTACCGAGTTAAAACATATCGTACACACATATACTTTAGGGCATGTAAAATTTAGAGATGAATTTTATATTTGGGATAATCAACTATTTTTTCAATATGCTATTCATAAGGTTTGGTATAAGGATTATGAAAGAAGTCGTTCTGGTAAGCGCAGATTAGCAGATGTCGTATTAACACTTGAAGAACGCTTTTATTTTAAAGATAGAAACGTTATAAAATGCCAGTTTAAAGATTTTGAAAATAGGAGTAGTAGTCCAAAAAAAATCAAAACTAACAATATTAGAAACATAAATGTAGGATGTGATCAGGCTCAAGTTGCTCTTGAAAAATTTGATCTTTTACTCGATTTTCAAAAAATGAAGATCGAAGATGCTTGTAACCTACCAAAAAGTATTACCAATACAGAACCTTTGGATCATATTTATGGTAATATCCGCCAGAATTAAAGACTCCCTTTTTTATTAAGTTCGCTTCAGAATATGTTAAAATAAAATATTCATTATGTTAAAAAATATACCGATTGGTATTTTTTAGTATATTTGACTATATTTTTTAGTAAAACATGCTTACCAAAGCCGAACAAACTGCAGAATTTATAATTCAAACCGTTGCTCCTATTTTTAACAAAAATGGATATGCTGCAACAAGTTTGAGTGACATCACCAAAGCTACCGGGCTCACTAAAGGTGCTATTTATGGCAATTTTAAAAATAAAGAAGAATTAGCTATAGCCGCTTTTAAGATGACCGAAGGAAATATGATTGGTCGAATAGCTGATCATCAAGCTTTAAGCAAATCACCTATCGAGAAATTATTTTTGGTTACCGACTTTTATCGAAACTATTATAATTTCACTCAAGAGATAGGCGGTTGTCCTGTCCTTAATATGGGAGTTGATGCAAAATATCAAATCCCTGTTCTTTTTAAACACGTAAAATCTGCAATCTCTAAAATCCAGAACAATGTTGCTAAACTTATAGATGCCGGAAAAGAATGTGAAGAAATAAAAGAGGAAGTAGACTCGATGCTATATGCAAAACGATTGTATAGTATGATCACAGGGGCTATTTTTATGACCCATACTATGGAAGATAATAGCTATTTACTTGAAACCATGGATCAGATAGACACTATGATCCATAAAAACCTAAAACGATAATTATCATTTTTTTTAACTATAAATATACCGATTGGTATAAAAATAAATTAAATTATGACATTAACTAAAATACCAGAAAGCAAAGCAAAAATAAGGTTTCAGGATTGTGACCCTTTTAACCATCTTAATAATGCTGCATATATTAATTATATGATCAATGCACGAGAAGATCAGATCGATCAATACTACAACCTTGATATTTTTAAACTAGCAAAAACCAAAGGCATTAGTTGGGTAGTAGGTACAAACCAGATTGCTTATTTAAAACCAGCCTTACTAATGGAGAATGTTGTTATTGATTCTCAACTTATACGATATACAGAAAATCAATTGCATGTAGAGATCAGAATGTGGAACCATGATAAAACAGAGCTTAAGGCTATATTATGGAGTTCTTTTGTACATTTTAATTTATTACAACAAAAGCGCTGGAATCACGATCAACAACTCCTGGAACTATTTAAAAATATAATAGAACCCATATCTGCTACTAGTTTTGAAGAAAGAATTTTACAATTAAAACCACAAAAAGTGTAACATTTCCATTTTTTATTCGTCTTAATATAGAACGTAACCATTTAAAACTGGCCATATGAAATCTTCTGGCGATTTAGGCTCTTCTAATAAAAGAAGAAGCTCCTATATTTATATAGGATTTTTTATCATTGCTATTCTATCCATGGGTATCGTTATTTGGCAAATGGGAATGTTAGAATAATAGAATCAGGTATAAAAAGGTTAATATTATTTTTATAATAGCTATTTTTATACCTGATATTATTTAGTTTTATGTCATAACTTAAGCATAATTTAGAACTTCAACATTTCCCGAAATAATTATTATGCAGTCCCGTTCGGCCTCTAAGACAATAAACATATACAGATGAAACCTATATTCTTTTTACTTATTTTTCTTTCTTCCTGGGTTAGTTCTTGTCAAAGTAATACACCTCAACAAGAAGTAACTACTACATATTTTTTAGTTAGACACGCCGAAAAGGATCTTAGCGATCCAAGTAATCGAAATCCTAAACTTACAGAGGCTGGAAAAATGCGATCAGAAAACTGGGCAAAAATGCTTGTTGATGTACCAGTAGATATGGTATATACAACAGACTATATTAGAACCAGAAAAACAGCAGAGCCAATTGCCAAAAGTAAAAATTTAGAAATCACTTTATATAACCCTAGAAATTTAAACGATACCGAATTTCAGGAAAAAACCAAAGGAAAGACCGTTGTGGTTGTTGGCCATAGTAATACAACACCAACCTTTGTTAATAAAATTATTGGTAAAGAAAAGTATAGCTCTATAGATGAAAAAATCTATGGCAAGCTATTCATTATAAAAATTACTGGTGATATAATTACCGATACTGTACTAAATATTGATTAGTTGTTCATAGTTATTTCCTAAAAACTTCATTTATAGATTATTATTATTATGCAATATGATGACTTAATCTTTGCATAAAACACGAACGAAATATCTCACATAGCAAAAGTTAAAGTGATACTATTGCCTGTACTTTATCGAAAAGTACGATAATCCACTACTACATATTCAAAAAAATAATACTTTCAGAATTATCAATAATTACCTCTTCTTAAAAGCATTTTATTTTAAAAATACATCTAAGTAAAATTGAAATAAAAAAGCGTAAGCACTCCTAATTTTACATTAAAAAATAATCAAATTAATATAAACTAATCTTTTAAAACCGAATCATGAAAAAAGTAGTATTAAATTGTCTGGCCATATTAAGTATTTCTTCAATTTTTGCGCAATCTGAAATAAACGATGTTAAGCAAACCGGCAAATCCAACAGCTTAACTATATCTCAACACGGTGCTCCAAAAGTTCTAAACGTCACTCAAGTTGGAGATAAAAATACATCAGAAATCATTCAAGGACATAAAGAAGATCCATCTGTAGATGGAATAATTATTCAGACCCAAAATGGCAATCAAAATAAAGCATTTATCTCACAAATGGGAGGATACAATAAAATCTACCAGACCCAAAACGGAGATATGAACACTGCTAATGCTTCTCAAGGTTTTGTATCCAACTTCAATCATATTAAACAAATACAAAATGGAACAAGCAATACAGTTACAGCTACTACTAAAAACTATTCTTTAGGAAGCCAAATCAAACAAGATCAAAGCGGAAATGAAAATAACGCAGAAGCAATAAGTTTTGGTGCAAGCACTATACTTCAAATGCAAAATGGTGTCGCTAATACAGCTTTTGTCAAATCTTCGGGTAATCAAGGAGATATTAAACAAAACCAAACCGGATCAAATAATAAAGCTACTGTGAATCAAAGTAGAAATAATAACGTTATTCAAACCCAAGAAGGAGAAGAAAACGACAGTAATGTAACGCAAAAAGGTAGTGGAAACGAAATTTCACAAGATCAAAAGGGTTCTTATAACATTACAATTGCATCACAAGACGAACAAACAAATAGCATACTACAAAGCCAAGATGGACAAGAAAATTACAATAACATAGAACAATCTGGAAGCTTTAATAACACTAGAACAAGTCAAATAGGCGAAAAAAACTCTGTTGTTATAAAACAATCAGGCCTTACTAATTACATTAATAGTAATCAGAATGGAGAACTAAACGGTGTGATTATAAAGCAAAAAGGAGATACAAATCAAATCACCCAAACCCAAGACGGAAACGAAAATCAATCTAATATTGAACAAAACAATGGAGGGAATAATATAATTTCTCAAAAGCAAATAGGTATTAACAATTCTGCTACTTCAACACAAAACGATGGGGCTATTAATGTTATTTCGCAAACTCAAAACGGGGTAGAAAATACTATTTTCACAATACAAGAAGGTGGTGAAAAAAATGAAGCAATAGCTGTGCAAAATGGAGACAAGAACTCTATTACTCAAATTCAAAACAAAGGAAATAATAACCTAATTACAGCTAAACAAGAAAGTACTCAAGGAAACCGTATTAATCAAACCCAAAATGGAGAAAAAAATAGCAGTTTTGCTTCTCAAAAGAATGGATTGTATAATGAAATCCAACAAACCCAAACCGGATTAAACAACTCTTTAGAAGCGACACAACATAATTCTTCTTATGATATTATTAAACAAACCCAAATTGGAAACACTAATATTGCTGAAGCGATACAAGGAGAAGACAGCCTCTTTTCGGTAAGCAATACGATTATACAAATTCAGGAAGGAAATGAGAACAATGTTCTTAGTATTCAAAATGGGATAGAAAACAATATAGAAAGTACTCAAATAGGAGAATTAAACACTGTAAACACTACTCAAATTGGAGAATTAAATACTATAATTCATTCTCAATCGGGTAAAGGGTTATCCAGTATATTATTACAAAATGGAGAAAGTAATTCTATTATATTCTCTCAGAACAAATAATTTATTACTTTAAAAAATACAGAAAGGTCAAAAAGCAGGTGCAGCTTTTTGACCTTTCTGTATTTTATTAAAACAACTGACTTGACTCCTAAATTAACAACAGTCTCTTTCAATATAAACGTAAATATCCTCTAACTCTATTTTTGAGAGTAATTTTAGTTGTTTTTTTTCAAATAGTTTGTCAAGATTATGTAGTGGCGTGGTTAAGTCTTCTGTTTTATAGTTTTTATAATCTACAAAACGTATTCTGTTTATACTTCTTGGATTATAAGCTTCTCTAAACCGTATTCCTCCTCCATTCACGGCATATTTATATGCTAGATAATCTACGGTAAAGTTCTCCTTATGGATCCAGTACATAAACTCATCTTCAAAATCGGTTCCGCCGCCTTCTTGATCAAAAGTTACTTTAATTTTATAATACAAAACTCCATTGATAACCGATTCACCAACTAGTTTTTTATGTACTGCCGGAGCATTAAGCCCATACGGAAGGCTTGCAAAATAATGTACAGAATTTACTCCGTCACTTATTTTTGTGACCAAAGAATCTGCAACTGCCACCGGGCAATTTTCTATAGTTCTTTTCAAACCAGAATTACTTATCACATCATGAGTTACCCCTTTAGATCCTTTTACAAATCTCTCTAATTCATACACTCCTTCT is a window encoding:
- the ytxJ gene encoding bacillithiol system redox-active protein YtxJ; amino-acid sequence: MGIFGKLFGSEEKEPKQEKQALPWQVLNSISQLEEIAKASKTKTQAIFKHSTRCGISRMVIRNFESSFDVTEDQIDLYYLDLLNHRDVSAEVAAKFQVFHESPQFIVIRNGVMVHHSSHSAITPQVLHQFV
- the clpB gene encoding ATP-dependent chaperone ClpB codes for the protein MNFNNFTIKSQEAIQQAQQLAQGFGHQQIENEHIFKAIFNVDENVLPFLLKKLNVNLDLLQQVLDSTLESFPKVSGGELQLSREAGKSLNEASIIAKKMNDEYVSIEHLVIAIFKSKSKIAQILKDQGVTEKHLTEAINEIRKGERVTSQNAEETYQALSKYAKNLNEMAENGKLDPVIGRDEEIRRILQILSRRTKNNPMLVGEPGVGKTAIAEGLAHRIIAGDIPENLKNKQIFSLDMGALIAGAKFKGEFEERLKSVVKEVTSSDGDIVLFIDEIHTLVGAGGGQGAMDAANILKPALARGELRAIGATTLDEYQKYFEKDKALERRFQKVTVDEPDTESAISILRGIKEKYETHHKVRIKDEAIIAAVELSQRYITNRFLPDKAIDLMDEAASKLRMEINSKPEELDVLDRKIMQLEIEIEAIKREDDETKLKALNGDLANIKEERNEIFSKWQSEKEVVDAIQNAKTDIEEFKLEAERAERNGDYGKVAELRYGKIKEAQERLDELQKQLNEQQSKSSLIKEEVTNDDIAEVIAKWTGIPVTKMLQSDREKLLVLEEELQKRVIGQIEAIQAVSDAVRRSRAGLQDQKKPIGSFLFLGTTGVGKTELAKALAEYLFNDETAMTRIDMSEYQERHAVSRLMGAPPGYVGYDEGGQLTEAVRRKPYSVVLLDEIEKAHPDTFNVLLQVLDEGRLTDNKGRVADFRNTIIIMTSNMGSHIIQEKFETIKDMDAAMEAAKVEVLGILKQSVRPEFLNRIDDIIMFSPLTKANINEIVKLQLKHVSKMLAEQHITLDATEQAITYLSERGFQPEFGARPVKRTIQKEVLNKLSKEILAGKISTESVILLDEFDSNLVFRNQENLVS
- a CDS encoding TetR/AcrR family transcriptional regulator yields the protein MLTKAEQTAEFIIQTVAPIFNKNGYAATSLSDITKATGLTKGAIYGNFKNKEELAIAAFKMTEGNMIGRIADHQALSKSPIEKLFLVTDFYRNYYNFTQEIGGCPVLNMGVDAKYQIPVLFKHVKSAISKIQNNVAKLIDAGKECEEIKEEVDSMLYAKRLYSMITGAIFMTHTMEDNSYLLETMDQIDTMIHKNLKR
- a CDS encoding acyl-CoA thioesterase, translated to MTLTKIPESKAKIRFQDCDPFNHLNNAAYINYMINAREDQIDQYYNLDIFKLAKTKGISWVVGTNQIAYLKPALLMENVVIDSQLIRYTENQLHVEIRMWNHDKTELKAILWSSFVHFNLLQQKRWNHDQQLLELFKNIIEPISATSFEERILQLKPQKV
- a CDS encoding SixA phosphatase family protein gives rise to the protein MKPIFFLLIFLSSWVSSCQSNTPQQEVTTTYFLVRHAEKDLSDPSNRNPKLTEAGKMRSENWAKMLVDVPVDMVYTTDYIRTRKTAEPIAKSKNLEITLYNPRNLNDTEFQEKTKGKTVVVVGHSNTTPTFVNKIIGKEKYSSIDEKIYGKLFIIKITGDIITDTVLNID
- a CDS encoding DUF6503 family protein, whose amino-acid sequence is MQRYFIVLVFVFSSVTTAFAQFSAQEIVDKTIEKAGGANYDRAIIHFVFRGKQYRSKRGEGVYELERFVKGSKGVTHDVISNSGLKRTIENCPVAVADSLVTKISDGVNSVHYFASLPYGLNAPAVHKKLVGESVINGVLYYKIKVTFDQEGGGTDFEDEFMYWIHKENFTVDYLAYKYAVNGGGIRFREAYNPRSINRIRFVDYKNYKTEDLTTPLHNLDKLFEKKQLKLLSKIELEDIYVYIERDCC